Genomic segment of Xanthobacter dioxanivorans:
CGGCAACCTCACCGAGATCAACGTCACCTCGCCCACCGGGCTGCGCGCCATCAAGCGTCTCGGCGGACCGGACATTGCGGCGCAGATCTGGGACCGGATCGAGGAGAAGCGCGCGGCCTGAGGCCGCACGCCGCCCCGGGGAACCCGGACCGCCCCGGAAGTCCGGGTTCCCCGGGCGTCGTGCCAGAAGTCCGTGTCCAGAAGGTCGTGCCCGGCCGCGGCACGGGACAAGCAACGGGAGCAGCCATGGGACAGCCCTTCACCGCCTCCATTCCGCACCGCCTCGGCCAGGCGGAGGCGGTGCGGCGACTTCAGGTCGGGCTCACCACCGTGCGCGACCGCTTCGGCCGCCACATCACCCTCCTCGAGGAGGTGTGGACCGGCGCGCACCTGGACTTCCGCATCGCCGCCCTCACCCAGACCGCAAACGGCACCCTGGACGTGACCGATGATGCCGTTCACCTCTCGGTGGAGCTGCCCTTCCTCCTCGACCTGCTGGCCCGCAAGGCGCAGGGGCTGATCAAGAAGCAGGGCACGCTGATGCTGGAGAAGAAATAGGGCCGAGCCCAGGACCCCTCCGTCACCCTCACGCCGCTTCCAGCTCCAGGGTCAGGGTGTCGAGGGTGAAGGAACCGTCCGGCTCGAACTCGAAATGGCTGGCCACCTCCGCGGCCGCCCCGGCGAACAGGGAACGGATCGCGGCCACGTGCAGGTCCGGCGTGCGGATGCGGGCGACCCAGGAGGCAAATTCCAGCCGCAGGCGCCGGCGCGCGGTGCGCGTCACCCGCAGGCGGGCGGTCTCCGCGAAATCCACCCATTCCGCCTCGCTGTAATCCCGGCCGTGCGAGGGATCGCGCAGGATCTCCACCGCCTGGAGGAAGCTGTCCGCCACGGGCCAGTCGGGGGCGATCACGTCCATGATCACCATCCGGCCCTCGTCCTTCAGCACGCGCCGCGCCTCATGCATCGCCGCCGGCACGTCGCGCCAGTGGTGCGCGCTGTAGCGGGAGGCCACCAGGTCGAAGCTGCCGTCGGCGAAAGGCAGGCGTTCGGCCACGCCCTGCTGGGTGACGATATTGTCGAAGCCGCGCCGCTGCGCCTCCGCCGTGACGGCGCCCAGCATGTCGGCGGAAAGGTCGTAGGCCACCACGGCGCCGGAATGGGGCGCGGCGGTGAAGCTCACATGGCCGCCGCCGCAGCCGAGGTCCAGCAGCCGGGCCGGGCGCAGATCCTCGACCAGTGCCGCCAGTGCTTCGAGATCGGCGCCACGCGCATGCACCGCGCTCGCCACATAGGCCGCCGCCTGCGGCCCGAACATCTCGGCCACGTGGCTGTCATGGCTGTGCACGCCGCCTTCCGAACCCGCCGCCCCCATGGCCGCACACCTCATCCCGCCGAAGCTGCGCGGGAGCATAACCGGGAGCGGACGCCGCGCAAGCGGAATTGTTCCACTTTCGTTCTTGCCGCTGAGGCGTGTCTCGACTACCGTTGGTTGAGAGCATTCAGCGGGGGCGGGCGGTGATCCAGCGGGTTGCGACGGTCGCATTCGAAGGGGTGGAGGCGCGCCCCGTGGACGTGCAGGTGCACGTGGCCGCGGGCCTTCCGGCCTTCACCATCGTGGGGCTGCCGGACAAGGCGGTGACCGAGGCGAAGGAACGCGTGCGCGCCGCCCTCATCGCCTCCGGGCTCGCGCTTCCCGCGCGGCGCATCACCGTGAACCTCGCCCCGGCCGACCTGCCCAAGGAGGGTTCGCATTACGACCTGCCCATCGCCCTCGGGCTGATGGCAGCCATCGGCGCCATCCCGTCGGACGCCCTCGACGGCTTCACGGTGGTGGGTGAGCTGGCGCTGGACGGGGCCATCGCCGCGGTGGCCGGCGCGCTGCCCGCCGCCATCGGCGCGAACGCCCGTGGCCATGGCCTGATCTGCCCGGCGCCCTGCGGCGCGGAGGCCGCCTGGGCGAGCCCGGACATGGAGATCCTCGCGCCCCAATCCCTCATCCAGCTGGCCAACCACATGACCGGCCGGCAGGTGATGGGACGGCCCGAACCGAGGATGAAGGCGCCGGGGGAAACCATGCTCGACCTGAGGGATGTGAAGGGCCAGGAGACCGCAAAGCGTGCCCTCGAGGTCGCGGCGGCGGGCGGGCACAACCTTCTCTTCATTGGTCCGCCCGGCGCGGGAAAGTCCATGCTGGCGCAGCGGCTTCCCTCGATCCTGCCATCTTTGTCGCCGGCCGAGATGCTGGATGTGTCCATGATCGCCTCGGTGGCCGGAGCGATCGAGGACGGCGCCCTCATGGATCGCCGCCCGTTCCGCGCGCCCCACCACTCCGCCAGCATGGCCGCCATGGTCGGCGGCGGCGCCAAGGCGAAGCCGGGCGAGGTCTCCCTCGCCCATAACGGCGTCCTGTTCCTCGACGAATTGCCGGAATTCTCGCCCCAGGTGCTGGATTCGCTGCGCCAGCCGCTGGAGAGCGGCGAGGTGCTGATTGCGCGGGCCAATCACCGCGTCACCTATCCCGCGCGGTTCCAGCTGATCGCCGCCATGAACCCCTGCCGATGCGGCCGGGCGGGGGAGCCCGGCTTCACCTGCAAGCGGGGGCCGCGCTGCGCGGATGAATACCAGGCGCGACTCTCCGGCCCCTTCCTCGATCGCATCGACCTGCATCTGGAGGTGCCGGCCGTCTCCGCCTCCGACCTGGTCCTGCCGGCGCCCACCGAAGGCTCGCGGGAGGTGGCGGCGCGGGTGGCTCTGGCGCGGGAAATCCAGATGGAGCGCTACGCCGCTCTCGGGCGGCCGGACGTGCGGACCAATGCCGCCGCCTCCGGCCCCCTTCTGGAGCAGGTGGCGGTCCCGGACGCCGCGGGCGCAGCCTTGCTGCGCGATGCGGCGGACGCCATGCGTCTCAGCGCCCGCGGCTACCACAGGGTGCTCAAGGTGGCGCGGACCCTCGCCGACCTCGACGGGGCGGAAGGCGTCGGCCGGCGCCATCTCGCGGAAGCGCTGGCCTACCGCGCCGCCGCCGAGCGCCCGCGTGCCGCCGCCTGACCCGGTGCAGGCCGCCATGCCACTTTACGGCGCAGGCGGTGGGCGCTCGCGCGGACCGTGGCGATCTGGATCAGGGCACCGGCATGCCCGCGCGCATCACGGGCATGCGAAGGCCAGCCGGAATCCGGTGGTTGGGGCGGCCGCCGGAGCACGGGGCGCCCCGCCCGCCCGACCGACCGCGGCGCGCAGGCCGCCCGGCCAATGCCATCGGCGGCCTGGGCCGGCCTCAGCGGATGGCGTTGACCGCGATGCCTTCCAGATAGGTGATCTGGGCCAGATCGCCCGGCTCCACCTGCTGCAGGTCGGCGAGCACCTGGGCCCTGGAGGCCTTCAGGGTGCGCACCACGCCGTCGAGTCCCTCGAATGTGACGGTGCCCGCCGCCTTGTCGATGGCCACGAAAATGGTGGTGATCGTCACCTCGCGCACGCCGAAGCCCTCGGGCCAGCCGGGTAGGCCGGCATTGAGCGCCACCTCGTTCACCACCTCGCCGGGCCGGCCCTGGCGGGCCTTGCCGAGCGCGGTCACCTCACCCGGCGCCACGCGGATGATCAGGGTCTCGCTGTTCCGGAAGGCGCTGAGGTCGCCGAGAAGGGGCGGCGCGATCACCGCCCAGCGGCGGCCGTACGGCCCCTCCAACACCACGCGGCGGGTGACCGGATCGGCAGAAACGAACTGGGCCCGGTAGGTGAGGACCGTGACCTGCCCCACGCCCTGGACCTCGATGGTATCCACCTCGGCCGGAGTGGGTCGCAGCTGCGCCTGCGCCGGGCTTGCCGCGGCCAGCGCCACGCCGGCGGCAAGGGCGAGGCCCGCCGCCATATGGCTGAACTTCCTCATGATGCCCCCCGATCGAATCACGCCGGCCTGGACCCGGCCATGCCGGCTATCATCCGGCAGCGGGGCCGGCAAGGCGCGCCGGCGCGGCCCTGCCGCCGGCATTGTCACATCAGCGTTGGAAATCTATGGTGTTGGTGACATTCACATCCTGCCGTCGGCACCGAGCCCTCGGCGGATGGGGGCACTGGGCCGGGGCTTCCAGCCCGGGGATGTGTGCACAAGGCTTGGTGCGCCGGCGTCGGTTGACGGTGAAGTTCGTGGGTGGCGTTGGTCGATGACGACCGGCGGGATGGCGGCTCACAAGATGGCGGCTAGCAAGACGGCGACTCGCCGACCGAGACTGGAGCGGGCGCCCCGCGTGCCTTCGCACGGCGCGGGCGGACGCCTCCAGCGGCGGCCCAAGGAGGGGGTCGTTGCATGAAACGTTCCGAACAAACGGATCCCGGGTTCAACCTCCCGGCGCTTTTCGGGCGGGGAATCGACGTTGCGCGGGACCTCGCCAAGGACTTGGCCAAGGACCTGGCCAAGGATTGGACCAGGGATTTGGCACGGCATCCTGGCCACAATACCGCGGCGCCGCGGCCCGCCTTTCTCGAGCCAGACGCCGCCTTTCCCGCATTGTTTGACAAATTCGCACCCAGGCCGGTTCCCGCCAAGCCGGGCTTGCCCACGCCGCAGAAGCTGGTGGCGGACCTGCGCGCCTATTCGGGCATCCGCCACAAGGACGCCCTGCCGCCGGACGATGATGGCCTCGTCCTGGGGCGCCTCGGCGCCCTCGAGGTGCGGCTGGCGCGCACCGCGCGGGACGTGCGCCGCGCCCAGCGCCTGCGCTACAAGGTCTTCTACGAAGAGATGTCGGCGGTGCCGGACGCCGGCACCCGCCTCGCCCGACGCGACATGGACAGCTTCGATTCCATCTGCGAGCACCTGCTCGTCCTCGATCACGAGGCGGGAAAGGTGGTGCTGGGCCGGCGCAAGCCAAAGGTGGTTGGCACTTACCGTCTGCTGCGGCAGGAAGTGGCCCGGCGCCACGGCGGCTTCTATACCCAGGGCGAGTTCGACGTGAACGGCGTCATCGCCGCCCATCCGGACCTGAAATTCCTGGAGCTCGGCCGCTCCTGCGTGCTCAAGCCATACCGCAACAAGCGCACGGTGGAACTGCTCTGGCACGGGGTGTGGACCTACATCCTGCGCAACAAGATCGACGCCATGTTCGGCTGCGCCAGCCTGGAGGGCACGAACCCCGACGCCCTCGCGTTGCCCCTCTCCTTCCTCCACCACAACGCACTGGCCCCCGAGGAATGGCGCGCCCGCGCCGTCGAGAGCCGGTACGTGGCCATGGACCGCATGGCCAGGACGGAGATCAGCCCCAAGGCCGCGCTGCAGGCATTGCCACCGCTCATCAAGGGCTATCTGCGCCTCGGCGGTTTCGTCGGCGACGGCGCGGTGGTGGACCACCAGTTCGGTACCACCGACGTGCTCATCATCCTGCCGGTGTCGGTCATCAGCCCGCGCTACGTGGAGCATTTCGGGCCCACCGCGAACCGCCACGCCATCTGATCCCGCCGGACCCGGATCCCCGCCGGGCGGCGGAGGGAGGCCGACCACCGCGCGCCGCACATCCCAGCAGCGGGTTGGAGGCGGTTCTGGCCACGACCGGCGAAAAGCCGAATCCCTTCCCGTCGGCTATGCTTGCGTGATTCACCCTTCGAGGGATGGAAGCGCGGGCGTTTCCATCCCTCGAAGGGTCGCGCCAGGACCCGCCATGATCGAGATCACCTCCCGCATCGCCATTCCCGAGGATGAGATCGAGCTTGTCTTCGTGCGCGCCTCCGGCCCCGGCGGGCAGAACGTGAACAAGGTATCGAGCGCCGTGCAGCTGCGCTTCGACGCAGCCGGCTCGGCGCATCTGCCGGAGGGCGTGAAAAACCGTCTCGTCCGCCTCGCCGGCCGGCGCATGACCCAGGATGGGGTCATCGTCATCCAGGCGCAGCGCTTTCGCACCCAGGAACGCAACCGCGAGGACGCCATATCCCGCCTGGTTGAACTGATCCGCAGCGCCACCGTGGTGGCCCCGGTGCGGCGGCCGACGCGTCCCACCCTGGCATCCAAGGAAAGGCGGCTCGCATCCAAGGAGCGCCGGGGCCAGGTGAAGTCGCTGCGCCGCGACAAGCCGCCGGCGGACTGACCCGCAACCCGCCCCGCAGGGACGGCTCCGACCGCTCAGCGCGCCGCCTTCAGCAGGCGGTCGGCGGCGGCGCGCGCCTCCTGGGTCACTGTGGCGCCGGCCAGCATGCGGGCGATCTCCTCGCGGCGGGTGGCGGCGCTGAGGGCGGCGACCCGCGTCGTGACCGGCGCCTCGGCCCCGGCCGCACCGTCGGCGCTCGCCTTGGCGATGAGCAGATGATGCCGGGCCCGCGCCGCCACCTGCGGGGCATGGGTCACGCACAGCACCTGCACCTTCCCCGCCAGCCGGCCGAGCCGCTGCCCGATGGCGTCCGCCACCGCTCCGCCGACCCCGGTGTCGATCTCGTCGAAGATGAGGGTGGGCGCGGAGCCGCGATCGGCGAGCACCACCTTCAGGGCGAGCAGAAAGCGGGCGAGCTCGCCGCCCGACGCCACCTTCATCATCGGCCCCGGCCGGGAACCCGGATTGGTGCAGACCCAGAACTCCACCTGGTCCCAGCCGTCCGGCCCCGCCGCGGCGGGATCACTGGCGACGCGGCAGAGGAAGGTCGCCCGCTCGAGCTTCAGCGGCGGCAGTTCCGCACCCACCGCGTCGTCGAGCCGGGCCGCCGCCCCGTGCCGGGCGCGGGAAAGGGCGTCGGCCGCGGCGCGATAGGCCGCCTCGGCGGCCGCCACCGCCTGTTCGTGGCGCGCGAGGGTGGCGGCGCCCTGATCCAGCCGCTCCAGCTCGGCGGCAAAACGGGCCGCCACGCCGGGCAGGTCATCGACACCCGCGCCATATTTGCGGGCGGCGGCGCGCAGGGCGAACAGGCGCTCCTCGATGCGCTCCAGCTCCGCCGGCTCGAACGCCGCGTCGGCGAGTGCCGCCTCGAGATGGGCGCGCGCGCTCTCAAGGGCGTCGAGGGCCTGGTCGATGGCCTCCACCGCCGGGCGAATCAGGTCCTGCGCCTCGCCGGCCCGCCGTTCCAGACGACGCACGGCGGCGGCGAGGGACGGCACGGGAGAGCTGCCGCCGGCCACCGCATCGAGGGCCTCGTCGAGGTCTCCGGCGATCTTCTCGGCGCGCATCATGGCGGTGCGCCGCTCGGAGAGGAGCGCTTCCTCGCCGGCGGCGGGCGCGAGCGCCGAGAGCTCCTCCACCGCATGGCGGATATAGTCCGCCTCGCGCGCGGCGGCTTCCAGGCGGGCGCGCTCCTCGCGGGCGATGGCCAGCGCATCGCGCCAGGCACGCCACAGGAGGCCGAGGCCGGCGGCGTCCGGGGCCAGTCCGCCGAAAGCGTCGAGCAGGGCCCGGTGGCTGGCCGGGTCCACCATGGCCCGGTCGGCGTGCTGGCCGTGCAGCTCCACGAGGCTGGCGCCGATGAGGCGCAGGGTCTGCACGCTCACCGGTTCCTCGTTGACGCTGGCGCGGGTGCGCCCGTCAGCCATCTGGATGCGGCGGATGACGAGGGGGCCTTCGTCCGGCAGCTCGGCGCCGGCGAGGATCGCATGGGCGGGATGATCGGCGGCGAGATCGAAGGTGAGGGTCACCTGCCCCTTGGCGACGCCATGGCGGACGAGGGCCCCGTCGCCCCGGCCGCCGAGGGCCAGGGACACGGCATCGAGCAGGATCGACTTGCCAGCACCCGTCTCACCCGTGAGGACCGTAAGGCCTTCCGAGAGGGTGAGATCGAGCTTCTCGATGAGGACGATGTCCCGGATCGAGAGCGCAGCCAGCATGGAGGATCAGCCAAGCCCCGGTTTCTTGAACGCCTGGCTGATCCAGGACGCCTTGTTCTCCTGCGGTTCGGCCCCACCGGACTGAACCAG
This window contains:
- a CDS encoding polyhydroxyalkanoic acid system family protein, with amino-acid sequence MGQPFTASIPHRLGQAEAVRRLQVGLTTVRDRFGRHITLLEEVWTGAHLDFRIAALTQTANGTLDVTDDAVHLSVELPFLLDLLARKAQGLIKKQGTLMLEKK
- a CDS encoding class I SAM-dependent methyltransferase, whose product is MGAAGSEGGVHSHDSHVAEMFGPQAAAYVASAVHARGADLEALAALVEDLRPARLLDLGCGGGHVSFTAAPHSGAVVAYDLSADMLGAVTAEAQRRGFDNIVTQQGVAERLPFADGSFDLVASRYSAHHWRDVPAAMHEARRVLKDEGRMVIMDVIAPDWPVADSFLQAVEILRDPSHGRDYSEAEWVDFAETARLRVTRTARRRLRLEFASWVARIRTPDLHVAAIRSLFAGAAAEVASHFEFEPDGSFTLDTLTLELEAA
- a CDS encoding YifB family Mg chelatase-like AAA ATPase translates to MIQRVATVAFEGVEARPVDVQVHVAAGLPAFTIVGLPDKAVTEAKERVRAALIASGLALPARRITVNLAPADLPKEGSHYDLPIALGLMAAIGAIPSDALDGFTVVGELALDGAIAAVAGALPAAIGANARGHGLICPAPCGAEAAWASPDMEILAPQSLIQLANHMTGRQVMGRPEPRMKAPGETMLDLRDVKGQETAKRALEVAAAGGHNLLFIGPPGAGKSMLAQRLPSILPSLSPAEMLDVSMIASVAGAIEDGALMDRRPFRAPHHSASMAAMVGGGAKAKPGEVSLAHNGVLFLDELPEFSPQVLDSLRQPLESGEVLIARANHRVTYPARFQLIAAMNPCRCGRAGEPGFTCKRGPRCADEYQARLSGPFLDRIDLHLEVPAVSASDLVLPAPTEGSREVAARVALAREIQMERYAALGRPDVRTNAAASGPLLEQVAVPDAAGAALLRDAADAMRLSARGYHRVLKVARTLADLDGAEGVGRRHLAEALAYRAAAERPRAAA
- a CDS encoding GNAT family N-acetyltransferase, producing the protein MFDKFAPRPVPAKPGLPTPQKLVADLRAYSGIRHKDALPPDDDGLVLGRLGALEVRLARTARDVRRAQRLRYKVFYEEMSAVPDAGTRLARRDMDSFDSICEHLLVLDHEAGKVVLGRRKPKVVGTYRLLRQEVARRHGGFYTQGEFDVNGVIAAHPDLKFLELGRSCVLKPYRNKRTVELLWHGVWTYILRNKIDAMFGCASLEGTNPDALALPLSFLHHNALAPEEWRARAVESRYVAMDRMARTEISPKAALQALPPLIKGYLRLGGFVGDGAVVDHQFGTTDVLIILPVSVISPRYVEHFGPTANRHAI
- the arfB gene encoding alternative ribosome rescue aminoacyl-tRNA hydrolase ArfB, which translates into the protein MIEITSRIAIPEDEIELVFVRASGPGGQNVNKVSSAVQLRFDAAGSAHLPEGVKNRLVRLAGRRMTQDGVIVIQAQRFRTQERNREDAISRLVELIRSATVVAPVRRPTRPTLASKERRLASKERRGQVKSLRRDKPPAD
- the recN gene encoding DNA repair protein RecN, whose protein sequence is MLAALSIRDIVLIEKLDLTLSEGLTVLTGETGAGKSILLDAVSLALGGRGDGALVRHGVAKGQVTLTFDLAADHPAHAILAGAELPDEGPLVIRRIQMADGRTRASVNEEPVSVQTLRLIGASLVELHGQHADRAMVDPASHRALLDAFGGLAPDAAGLGLLWRAWRDALAIAREERARLEAAAREADYIRHAVEELSALAPAAGEEALLSERRTAMMRAEKIAGDLDEALDAVAGGSSPVPSLAAAVRRLERRAGEAQDLIRPAVEAIDQALDALESARAHLEAALADAAFEPAELERIEERLFALRAAARKYGAGVDDLPGVAARFAAELERLDQGAATLARHEQAVAAAEAAYRAAADALSRARHGAAARLDDAVGAELPPLKLERATFLCRVASDPAAAGPDGWDQVEFWVCTNPGSRPGPMMKVASGGELARFLLALKVVLADRGSAPTLIFDEIDTGVGGAVADAIGQRLGRLAGKVQVLCVTHAPQVAARARHHLLIAKASADGAAGAEAPVTTRVAALSAATRREEIARMLAGATVTQEARAAADRLLKAAR